Proteins found in one Geomonas subterranea genomic segment:
- a CDS encoding lipid-A-disaccharide synthase N-terminal domain-containing protein, with protein sequence MVLTEKAWVAIGLAGQFFFTMRFVVQWIATEKKRKSVIPESFWYFSIFGSLILLVYSLYRKDPVFILGQAFGTTVYLRNLFFIHKEKKDAASDPAAD encoded by the coding sequence ATGGTATTAACGGAAAAGGCCTGGGTGGCCATCGGCTTGGCCGGGCAGTTCTTCTTCACCATGCGCTTCGTGGTGCAATGGATCGCCACCGAGAAAAAGAGAAAGAGCGTCATCCCCGAATCGTTCTGGTACTTCAGCATCTTCGGATCGCTGATCCTGCTGGTCTACTCCCTGTACCGCAAGGACCCGGTCTTCATCCTGGGACAGGCGTTCGGCACCACCGTCTACCTGAGGAACCTGTTCTTCATCCACAAGGAAAAGAAAGATGCCGCAAGCGATCCGGCTGCTGATTAA
- a CDS encoding glycosyltransferase family 2 protein, protein MNTISVVIPAHNEADNIGSLVQEIVATGLACEIVVVDDGSTDDTHARLLALKGSVPSLKVVQHDRAYGQSAAVATGIRQATGTIIATMDGDGQNNPADVPKMVEAILKSDNPNLKMVAGYRKKRDDPPWRIISSKLANAYRRSFLRDETPDTGCGLKVFYRSAFLELPFFDHMHRFLPALIKMKGGDVISVEVHHRPRTAGVSKYGTLNRLWVGIVDIFGVCWLRMRAKNVKITRCD, encoded by the coding sequence ATGAACACTATCTCAGTCGTGATACCTGCCCACAACGAGGCGGACAACATAGGCTCCCTGGTACAGGAAATCGTCGCCACCGGGCTTGCCTGCGAAATAGTCGTGGTTGACGACGGCAGTACCGACGACACCCATGCCAGACTGCTAGCGTTAAAAGGCTCCGTCCCGTCCCTCAAGGTGGTGCAGCACGACCGCGCCTACGGGCAGAGCGCCGCCGTGGCCACCGGCATCAGGCAAGCCACCGGCACCATCATCGCCACCATGGACGGCGACGGCCAGAACAATCCCGCCGATGTCCCGAAGATGGTGGAAGCGATCCTCAAAAGCGACAACCCCAACCTGAAGATGGTGGCGGGGTACCGCAAGAAGAGGGACGATCCTCCCTGGCGCATCATCTCCTCCAAGCTCGCCAACGCGTACCGCCGCTCCTTCCTGCGCGACGAGACCCCGGACACCGGCTGCGGCCTCAAGGTCTTCTACCGTTCCGCGTTTCTGGAGCTCCCCTTCTTCGACCACATGCACCGTTTCCTCCCCGCGCTGATCAAGATGAAGGGTGGCGATGTCATTTCCGTCGAGGTGCACCACCGCCCCCGCACCGCCGGGGTCTCCAAATACGGCACACTGAACCGCCTCTGGGTCGGCATCGTCGACATTTTCGGAGTCTGCTGGCTGCGCATGCGCGCGAAGAACGTAAAGATCACGAGGTGCGACTAG